The following DNA comes from Mucisphaera calidilacus.
GACGGTTGGCCGTTCGGTGACCCGGCAGAGGAAAAACTTTTCCCGCTGATCGTAAATCCGTCCCAGCCATGGGAATACATGCCGACGCTTCCAGACCCACGACCCCAGGGCGAGCCCCTCGATCCCCGTTTCCTCACGCAGTTCACGCAGTGCCGCCGCCTCGTGCGTCTCGCCCGTCTCGCACCCGCCGCCTGGCGTGATCCAGAACACCTCCCCCGTCTGCGGATTACGGCAGGCGATCAGCAGCAGGCAGTCCGACGCGTCCAGCAACAGCACACGCCCCGCCTGGCGAACCCAATCAGCGGTAGGCGTCGACGACGTCATGCAACTCGGATCCTCCCGGAACCTCGCCCTCAGGCATCAAGGGAACGCAGGCCCAGGCCGTTCTCGGTGAGCTTTTCCTTGATCTCGACCAGCGAGGTCATGCCGAAGTTCTTCACGCCCATCAGTTCGGCTTCGGTCTTCATCGCGAGGTCGCCGATGGTCTGCACGTTGAGCAGCGCCAGCGCCTTGCGGGCACGTACCGACAGGTTCAACTCGTTGACCGACTTGCTCAGCATCTCGTCGTTGCCACCCTGCTCGCGCAGCTGCTCGTAGACCTGCTCCTTGACCGACTCCTGGTGCTGTTCTACGGCCTGACCGAGTTTGAGGCCCTTCTGAGCCAGCATGGTCTTGATTTCTTCGAGCGACGCGTCGCCGAAGTTCTTGAAGGACCGAAGC
Coding sequences within:
- a CDS encoding NUDIX hydrolase; this translates as MTSSTPTADWVRQAGRVLLLDASDCLLLIACRNPQTGEVFWITPGGGCETGETHEAAALRELREETGIEGLALGSWVWKRRHVFPWLGRIYDQREKFFLCRVTERPTVTRHDPTEDELMTLGEFRWWPVSEIGRDATTRFAPRDLGNLIRSLAAGAIPDQPLEISDPEGGGW